The genomic interval GCCGAGGGCCGCGACGACCAGGTCGGCGGCGCGATTCAGAAGGCCATCGAGATCGCCAAGCTGAACCTCATCCGAGTCAACCGCGGCGCGGGGTCCTGGGAGGACCGTAGCGAACGACCGCACTCGCTGGCCCGCCAGACGACCGGCAAGGCTGGCAGCGTCGAGGTCGAACTGATTCCGGCCCCGACCGGGCTGGGACTCGCGGCGACCGACACCGTCCGCAAGATCCTCGAACTGGGCGGGGTCGAGAACGCCTGGACCAAGAGCCACGGCAACACCCGCACCACGCTCAACCTCGCGAAGGCGACCTACAACGCCCTAGAGAACGCCGCCGAGTCGCGCGGCC from Halorussus salilacus carries:
- a CDS encoding 30S ribosomal protein S5, with amino-acid sequence MCANHDGWEPQTRLGRKVAEGDIDTMEDALNSGLPLKEPELVDQLLPGLEDEVLDINMVQRMTDSGRRVKFRCVVAIGNRDGYVGYAEGRDDQVGGAIQKAIEIAKLNLIRVNRGAGSWEDRSERPHSLARQTTGKAGSVEVELIPAPTGLGLAATDTVRKILELGGVENAWTKSHGNTRTTLNLAKATYNALENAAESRGPRGQVDYEEEVAD